The Bacillaceae bacterium IKA-2 DNA window TATCCGCCTTCACTATCAGTTCCCACTTGCAGTGCATTTTGAATGTCAAAGCTGTTCTTGTTTCTCATGGAACGCCAAAAGGCTCTCTTATACTCATCAGTGGCTCTTCCTGTTTTTGCTTCAGCATTTGAGGCATTCGGCGAATTTCTGATTGCACCTTTTACTGGATTGTTAAGTTCCATATCCAGGGCCTGCTGTCTTTCCAATCTGTCAATTTCTTTGCCTAGACTTACAACATCAGCCTCCATCTTTTCATAGGTTGCTGTATCCTCAGCACCTATAAGTCCGTCATTTCCTCGCTTTGTGTCAAGAAATGCTTTTGCAGTTTCCCAAGCCTTCGCTCTTTTTTCACGTAATTCTAAAATTTTATTCATTCTGAATTCCTCCTTATAATTTTAAGAGGTCTAGCCTCTTGTCTAATGTGTTGATGTCTAAGCCTTTTACCTTTTCTTGCTTTCTCGGTAGCTTACTTAGAAGTGAATTGGTTACTGTCATCTTGCTAAAGATGATGCCTTCATTATCCGGTACATCCTCGCTCTTTTCGGAAAACATAATGCTATCTGCAAACCCAAGTTCCACCGCTTTCTTTGCATTAAACCAACTCTCAGCATCCATTAAATGTGCTAACTTCACCCTTGAAAGTCCTGTTTTCAGCTCATAAGCATTGATGATGCTCTCCTTCACCTCACTAAGCATTGCGATTGCTTTTGACATTTCTTCGCTGTCACCAAACGCTATGGTCATCGGATTATGAATCATAAGCATAGCAACCGGTGATATTAAAACCTCACCACCTGCCATTGCAATCACCGAAGCTGCACTTGCTGCAAGTCCATCAATTTTTACTGTAACCTTGCCCTTATAGTCCATGAGCATGTTATAGATCTGACTTGCTGCGAAAACATCACCACCCGGCGAGTTTATCCATACGGTAATATCGCCACTGCCGCTTAATAGTTCTGTCTTAAACTGCTTTGGTGTGACTTCATCGCCGTACCAAGTTTCCTCAGCGATGGCCCCGTCAAGATAAAGTGTTCTTCCTTCTTCATTTTTGACCCAGTTCCAAAATTTCTTATTCAAGGTTTGATACCTCCTTTTCCTTGCTGTTCTTATTTGCAAATGCTCCAGCATCAGCAAGCTTTGTCATGTTACCGTTGATCAGATATAGATCACCTCCAAGCTCCTCTGGGATACGATTGAGGTTTTCAAGTTCCCTTATATCGTTACTTGACAGCCATCCATTTTGCCTGCCGGTTGAGTAACCATTCATGCGGCTTTGATAATCGCCTCGAAGCAAACCATCCACGTTAAACTTCACAAAATATTTACGCTTTTCTTCCTGAGATAACAATGCCCTTTGTATGGATTGCTCCCACCGGATTACCCATGGGTCAAGTGTGTACTTTACAAATTCCAATGACTGTTGTTCTATATTTGAAAAGCTTGACTTCTCAAGGTCAGCCAGCATATGTGGCGGTACCCTAAATATCCTCGCTATTTCATTAATCTGAAACTTACGAGTTTCTAAAAACTGGGCCTGCTCTGGCGGTATGCCGATTGCCTGAAATTTCATACCTTCTTCAAGCACCGCAACTCGATGAGCATTGGTACTTCCTTGATAGACGGTGTTCCAACTTTCTCTTACTCGCTTGGGATCTTTAACAACACCTGGATGTTCTAAAACGCCACCAGGGTTTGCTCCATTTGCAAAGAACTTTGCTCCATATTCCTCGGTTGCAATTGACATACCGATTGCATTCTTTGCCATAGCGATAGGTGAATATCCTACCAGCCCATCAAACCCAAGTCCCGGAATATGCAAGACCTCATCCGCCCTTAAAATAACAGTCCCAGTATCCTTAAGGTACTGATAGAAAATCTCTCCCTTTGAGGTTCTATCCACTGTTATCTTGTCAGGGAGTAGTGGATAAAGGGCTATGACTCTGCCACGACCATCCCTAATAATCTGTGCATAGGCATTTCCCCATAATAAAAGATGACTCATCAGTGTTTCTCTAAACACAAATGAAGTCATCTCTGGGTTTGGTTCATCATGAAGCAGATAATATAGGGAATGATCTAATGCCTTGTCTTTTCCTTTATCCGAATGTTGAAAGGTTTGAAGCGGCAAGCTAGCAATGGTTTCTGCCAGTATTCTAACGCAAGCATATACTGCTGTGGTCTGCATGGCTGTTCGCTCATTGACCGTTTTTCCGCTTGTAGTACTTCCAAAGAAAAAACTGTATGCACTACCTGACAAGTAGTTTGATATTGGCTTATCTCTGGGTCTAAAAAGTCGGCTTAGTATAGGTATCTGCATGTTTTATCACCTCCTAAAAATGGGCATGAAAAAAGCACCTAGCTTGCGATAGATGCTCATATTACTAATTTTTGCTCTTAATCATTAAATGCAATTGTTGCCGATAATATAGCATGGTCTGGATAACCAACCAGATGGGATTTGTAATCTCCTTCTCTTAAACTTCCATAACCATTGTTTTCGTTCACAAAATCCCAGATATATTTGGAATCAGCTACGGTTAAGCCTTTTACTATAATGTGATCTATACTTGCTTTCCCTTTATCCGCCCCTTTTCCATCTTCATGAACGTAACTCCAACTACAATATTCTTTATTGATTCGTTTATAAGT harbors:
- a CDS encoding Clp protease ClpP, producing MNKKFWNWVKNEEGRTLYLDGAIAEETWYGDEVTPKQFKTELLSGSGDITVWINSPGGDVFAASQIYNMLMDYKGKVTVKIDGLAASAASVIAMAGGEVLISPVAMLMIHNPMTIAFGDSEEMSKAIAMLSEVKESIINAYELKTGLSRVKLAHLMDAESWFNAKKAVELGFADSIMFSEKSEDVPDNEGIIFSKMTVTNSLLSKLPRKQEKVKGLDINTLDKRLDLLKL
- a CDS encoding phage portal protein, whose product is MPILSRLFRPRDKPISNYLSGSAYSFFFGSTTSGKTVNERTAMQTTAVYACVRILAETIASLPLQTFQHSDKGKDKALDHSLYYLLHDEPNPEMTSFVFRETLMSHLLLWGNAYAQIIRDGRGRVIALYPLLPDKITVDRTSKGEIFYQYLKDTGTVILRADEVLHIPGLGFDGLVGYSPIAMAKNAIGMSIATEEYGAKFFANGANPGGVLEHPGVVKDPKRVRESWNTVYQGSTNAHRVAVLEEGMKFQAIGIPPEQAQFLETRKFQINEIARIFRVPPHMLADLEKSSFSNIEQQSLEFVKYTLDPWVIRWEQSIQRALLSQEEKRKYFVKFNVDGLLRGDYQSRMNGYSTGRQNGWLSSNDIRELENLNRIPEELGGDLYLINGNMTKLADAGAFANKNSKEKEVSNLE